The following are from one region of the Vulpes vulpes isolate BD-2025 chromosome 14, VulVul3, whole genome shotgun sequence genome:
- the SLC17A9 gene encoding voltage-gated purine nucleotide uniporter SLC17A9 isoform X2, whose protein sequence is MQPLPPEEARRDGAEDAQWSRPECQVWTGTLLLGTCLLYCARVSMPVCTVSMSQDFGWNKKEAGIVLSSFFWGYCLTQVVGGHLGDRIGGEKVILLSASAWGFITAATPLLAHLSSAHLVFMTFSRILTGLLQGVYFPALTSLLSQKVRESERAFTYSAVGAGSQCGTLVTGAVGSLLLDWYGWPSVFYFSGGLTLLWVCYVYRAHPGLGRSGARPAGVQAHQGALETALPEAFRLGWVFNVVPWLVAIPASLFSGFLSDHLINQGYRTIAVRKFMQVMGLGLSSVFALCLGHTSSFCKSVVFASASIGLQTFNHSGISVNIQDLAPSCAGFLFGVANTAGALAGVVGVCLGGYLIETTGSWTSMFNLVAAISGLGLCTFLLFGEAQRVDLSPTHEDL, encoded by the exons ATGCAGCCGTTGCCACCGGAGGAGGCCCGCCGGGACGGGGCCGAGGACGCCCAGTGGTCCAG GCCCGAGTGCCAGGTGTGGACAGGGACGCTGCTGCTGGGCACATGCCTCCTGTACTGTGCCCGCGTCAGCATGCCCGTGTGCACCGTGTCCATGAGCCAGGACTTCGGCTGGAACAAGAAGGAGGCCGGCATCGTGCTCAGCAGCTTCTTCTGGGGCTACTGCCTGACCCAGGTGGTGGGCGGCCACCTGGGGGACCG GATCGGGGGTGAGAAGGTCATCCTGCTGTCCGCCTCCGCCTGGGGCTTCATCACTGCCGCCACCCCGCTGCTCGCCCACCTCAGCAGCGCCCACCTGGTCTTCATGACCTTCTCTCGCATCCTCACAGGCTTGCTCCAAG GGGTGTACTTCCCGGCGCTGACCAGCCTCCTGTCCCAGAAGGTGCGAGAGAGCGAGCGCGCCTTCACCTACAGCGCCGTGGGGGCTGGCTCCCAGTGCGG GACGCTGGTGACGGGGgccgtgggctccctgctcctggacTGGTACGGCTGGCCGAGCGTCTTCTACTTCTCCGGCGGGCTCACCCTGCTGTGGGTGTGTTACGTGTACAG AGCTCATCCTGGCCTTGGGCGTTCTGGCGCAAGGCCTGCCGGTGTCCAGGCACACCAAGGTGCCCTGGAGACAGCTCTTCCGGAAGCCTTCCGTCTG GGCTGGGTCTTCAACGTGGTGCCCTGGCTGGTGGCCATCCCCGCCAGTCTGTTCAGCGGGTTCCTCTCTGACCATCTTATCAATCAGG GTTACAGGACCATCGCTGTGCGGAAGTTCATGCAG GTGATGGGCCTCGGGCTGTCCAGCGTTTTTGCCCTGTGCTTGGGCCACACCTCGAGCTTCTGTAAGTCCGTGGTCTTCGCGTCGGCGTCCATTGGCCTGCAGACCTTCAACCACAG CGGCATTTCGGTCAACATTCAGGACCTGGCTCCGTCCTGTGCCGGCTTCCTGTTCG GTGTGGCCAATACCGCCGGGGCCTTGGCAG GTGTCGTGGGCGTGTGCCTGGGCGGCTACCTCATCGAGACCACGGGCTCCTGGACTTCCATGTTCAACCTGGTGGCTGCCATCAGCGGCCTGGGGCTGTGCACCTTCCTGCTGTTCGGAGAGGCCCAGCGGGTGGACCTGAGCCCCACCCACGAGGACCTCTAG
- the SLC17A9 gene encoding voltage-gated purine nucleotide uniporter SLC17A9 isoform X1: MQPLPPEEARRDGAEDAQWSRPECQVWTGTLLLGTCLLYCARVSMPVCTVSMSQDFGWNKKEAGIVLSSFFWGYCLTQVVGGHLGDRIGGEKVILLSASAWGFITAATPLLAHLSSAHLVFMTFSRILTGLLQGVYFPALTSLLSQKVRESERAFTYSAVGAGSQCGTLVTGAVGSLLLDWYGWPSVFYFSGGLTLLWVCYVYRYLLTGKELILALGVLAQGLPVSRHTKVPWRQLFRKPSVWAAISSQLSSACSFFILLSWLPTFFQETFPSSKGWVFNVVPWLVAIPASLFSGFLSDHLINQGYRTIAVRKFMQVMGLGLSSVFALCLGHTSSFCKSVVFASASIGLQTFNHSGISVNIQDLAPSCAGFLFGVANTAGALAGVVGVCLGGYLIETTGSWTSMFNLVAAISGLGLCTFLLFGEAQRVDLSPTHEDL; this comes from the exons ATGCAGCCGTTGCCACCGGAGGAGGCCCGCCGGGACGGGGCCGAGGACGCCCAGTGGTCCAG GCCCGAGTGCCAGGTGTGGACAGGGACGCTGCTGCTGGGCACATGCCTCCTGTACTGTGCCCGCGTCAGCATGCCCGTGTGCACCGTGTCCATGAGCCAGGACTTCGGCTGGAACAAGAAGGAGGCCGGCATCGTGCTCAGCAGCTTCTTCTGGGGCTACTGCCTGACCCAGGTGGTGGGCGGCCACCTGGGGGACCG GATCGGGGGTGAGAAGGTCATCCTGCTGTCCGCCTCCGCCTGGGGCTTCATCACTGCCGCCACCCCGCTGCTCGCCCACCTCAGCAGCGCCCACCTGGTCTTCATGACCTTCTCTCGCATCCTCACAGGCTTGCTCCAAG GGGTGTACTTCCCGGCGCTGACCAGCCTCCTGTCCCAGAAGGTGCGAGAGAGCGAGCGCGCCTTCACCTACAGCGCCGTGGGGGCTGGCTCCCAGTGCGG GACGCTGGTGACGGGGgccgtgggctccctgctcctggacTGGTACGGCTGGCCGAGCGTCTTCTACTTCTCCGGCGGGCTCACCCTGCTGTGGGTGTGTTACGTGTACAGGTACCTGCTCACTGGAAAAG AGCTCATCCTGGCCTTGGGCGTTCTGGCGCAAGGCCTGCCGGTGTCCAGGCACACCAAGGTGCCCTGGAGACAGCTCTTCCGGAAGCCTTCCGTCTG GGCAGCCATCTCCTCCCAGCTGTCGTCCGCGTGCTCCTTCTTCATCCTCCTCTCCTGGCTGCCCACCTTCTTTCAGGAGACATTCCCCAGCTCCAAG GGCTGGGTCTTCAACGTGGTGCCCTGGCTGGTGGCCATCCCCGCCAGTCTGTTCAGCGGGTTCCTCTCTGACCATCTTATCAATCAGG GTTACAGGACCATCGCTGTGCGGAAGTTCATGCAG GTGATGGGCCTCGGGCTGTCCAGCGTTTTTGCCCTGTGCTTGGGCCACACCTCGAGCTTCTGTAAGTCCGTGGTCTTCGCGTCGGCGTCCATTGGCCTGCAGACCTTCAACCACAG CGGCATTTCGGTCAACATTCAGGACCTGGCTCCGTCCTGTGCCGGCTTCCTGTTCG GTGTGGCCAATACCGCCGGGGCCTTGGCAG GTGTCGTGGGCGTGTGCCTGGGCGGCTACCTCATCGAGACCACGGGCTCCTGGACTTCCATGTTCAACCTGGTGGCTGCCATCAGCGGCCTGGGGCTGTGCACCTTCCTGCTGTTCGGAGAGGCCCAGCGGGTGGACCTGAGCCCCACCCACGAGGACCTCTAG